One window of the Anaeromyxobacter dehalogenans 2CP-C genome contains the following:
- a CDS encoding ATPase, translating to MILPMARVEVLGPRDLLPRALELLQVRGAVELRPAPAAARPAAPLPGAPERAVRLSEAVRQIDALAGRLPPARGEAAPLELPEPGTQALLDRLAALESELARIEARRAALAEEREATARFARLVVALAPLTHGVDPAAEPELHGLVLRSDPAALALLESEVRRLSGGACEVKARPLDAEHTGVLVVVPRAAGRALTALFFERGVDEVRLPPAYGGRRLLDVLLLLSARARALPDEIAAADAALARVAAGLAPALARARTRAEGELARLQAMGSCGETRFAFVAVGYMPADQVAALRAAVAAELGDRLTVLAERPGRSEWSQVPVVLRNHRWLRPFERLLALVSLPRYGSVDPTPWLALFFPLFFGLVLGDVAFGAAGAAVALWARRRGWGGRVGRDLAWVALWCSAASALFGLLYGEALGELGVHLGLHPLLLDRRRGFMAFLGGVLALGGVHVLLGMGLGVGSALRERHLREAVGRGAKLVLLVAAAAAAAALAGKLPPAALRPALFGTVGALAVAVAAEGPMAALDLVLGLGNVLSYARLMALGLASAMLAEVANLIAGTLEPAPVGIAISVLLHAVNFSLCLISPIVAALRLHYVEFFERFYEEGGEPFRPFALDA from the coding sequence GTGATCCTGCCCATGGCGCGCGTGGAGGTGCTCGGGCCGCGGGACCTGCTCCCGCGGGCGCTCGAGCTGCTCCAGGTGCGCGGCGCGGTGGAGCTCCGCCCGGCCCCCGCCGCGGCGCGCCCGGCGGCGCCGCTCCCGGGCGCGCCGGAGCGCGCGGTGCGCCTCTCCGAGGCGGTCCGCCAGATCGACGCGCTCGCCGGACGGCTCCCGCCCGCGCGCGGGGAGGCGGCGCCGCTGGAGCTGCCGGAGCCGGGCACCCAGGCGCTCCTGGATCGGCTCGCGGCGCTCGAGTCCGAGCTGGCGCGGATCGAGGCGCGGCGCGCCGCGCTCGCCGAGGAGCGCGAGGCCACCGCGCGCTTCGCACGCCTGGTGGTCGCGCTCGCGCCGCTGACGCACGGCGTGGACCCGGCGGCCGAGCCGGAGCTGCACGGCCTGGTGCTGCGCAGCGACCCGGCGGCGCTGGCGCTGCTGGAGTCGGAGGTGCGCCGGCTGTCGGGCGGCGCCTGCGAGGTGAAGGCGCGGCCGCTCGACGCGGAGCACACCGGCGTGCTGGTGGTGGTCCCGCGGGCCGCCGGGCGCGCGCTCACGGCGCTGTTCTTCGAGCGCGGCGTGGACGAGGTGCGCCTCCCGCCGGCCTACGGCGGGCGGCGGCTGCTCGACGTGCTCCTGCTGCTCTCCGCGCGGGCGCGGGCGCTCCCGGACGAGATCGCCGCGGCGGACGCGGCGCTGGCGCGGGTCGCCGCCGGGCTGGCCCCGGCGCTGGCGCGCGCGCGGACCCGGGCCGAGGGCGAGCTGGCGCGCCTCCAGGCGATGGGGAGCTGCGGCGAGACCCGCTTCGCGTTCGTGGCCGTCGGCTACATGCCGGCCGACCAGGTCGCGGCGCTGCGGGCGGCGGTCGCCGCCGAGCTGGGCGACCGGCTCACGGTGCTGGCGGAGCGGCCCGGGCGGTCGGAGTGGTCGCAGGTCCCGGTGGTGCTCCGCAACCACCGCTGGCTGCGCCCGTTCGAGCGGCTCCTCGCGCTGGTCTCGCTGCCGCGCTACGGCTCGGTGGACCCGACCCCCTGGCTGGCGCTGTTCTTCCCGCTGTTCTTCGGCCTGGTGCTGGGCGACGTGGCGTTCGGCGCGGCCGGCGCGGCGGTGGCGCTCTGGGCCCGCCGGCGCGGCTGGGGCGGGCGGGTCGGGCGCGACCTCGCCTGGGTGGCGCTGTGGTGCTCGGCGGCGTCGGCGCTGTTCGGCCTGCTGTACGGCGAGGCGCTGGGCGAGCTCGGCGTGCACCTCGGGCTGCACCCGCTGCTGCTCGACCGCCGGCGCGGCTTCATGGCCTTCCTCGGCGGCGTGCTCGCGCTCGGCGGCGTCCACGTGCTGCTGGGGATGGGGCTGGGCGTCGGGTCGGCGCTGCGCGAGCGGCACCTGCGCGAGGCGGTGGGGCGGGGCGCGAAGCTGGTGCTCCTCGTCGCCGCCGCGGCCGCCGCCGCCGCGCTCGCGGGGAAGCTGCCGCCGGCGGCGCTGCGGCCGGCGCTGTTCGGCACGGTGGGCGCGCTCGCGGTCGCGGTGGCGGCCGAGGGCCCCATGGCCGCGCTCGACCTGGTGCTCGGGCTCGGCAACGTCCTGTCCTACGCCCGCCTCATGGCGCTCGGGCTCGCCTCGGCGATGCTCGCCGAGGTGGCGAACCTCATCGCCGGCACGCTCGAGCCCGCGCCGGTCGGGATCGCCATCAGCGTGCTGCTGCACGCGGTCAACTTCAGCCTGTGCCTCATCAGCCCGATCGTGGCGGCGCTGCGCCTCCACTACGTGGAGTTCTTCGAGAGGTTCTACGAGGAGGGCGGCGAGCCGTTCCGGCCGTTCGCCCTCGACGCATGA
- a CDS encoding ATPase translates to MDKVLITLAAALAVGVTALATAWVQSRIGSAGAGALAEKPEVRGAVIVMLAIPETLVILGFVVAVLILTGG, encoded by the coding sequence GTGGACAAGGTGCTCATCACGCTGGCCGCCGCGCTCGCCGTCGGCGTCACCGCCCTCGCCACCGCCTGGGTCCAGTCGCGCATCGGGTCGGCCGGCGCAGGGGCGCTGGCCGAGAAGCCGGAGGTGCGCGGCGCCGTGATCGTCATGCTCGCCATCCCCGAGACCCTGGTGATCCTCGGGTTCGTGGTGGCGGTGCTGATCCTGACCGGAGGATGA